GAGTTTATGAGATGATGTGTAAGGTTTGTTGCATGCAGGGTTCCCTTGCCAAAGCTTGCTGCAGATGGTGAGCATCGTACTGTATGCTCTTCACAGGAGGCGTCCACATCATTACactggtggtggaggaggggttCTGGGAGGATTCCCTGATGGAGGAGTCCCAGTGGGCTGGGGAGGCGTCCCTGATCCTCTAGGAGGTTTTTCATCAGAAGGTGGTCCCTGAGGTGGTTGTCCATCAGCAGGTGGTCCTTGAGGTGGTCGTTCATCAGCAGGTGGTCCTTGAGGTGGTCGT
The sequence above is a segment of the Pomacea canaliculata isolate SZHN2017 linkage group LG6, ASM307304v1, whole genome shotgun sequence genome. Coding sequences within it:
- the LOC112567088 gene encoding proline-rich protein HaeIII subfamily 1-like; translation: MKLSLLVLGVLLCVALVLAKPPNRPPPDVQNPQGQPPQGPPADGRPPQGPPADGRPPQGPPADERPPQGPPADGQPPQGPPSDEKPPRGSGTPPQPTGTPPSGNPPRTPPPPPV